One part of the Chryseobacterium mulctrae genome encodes these proteins:
- a CDS encoding Ppx/GppA phosphatase family protein produces the protein MIIAAIDIGSNAARLLINEVKIQNGKPEFIKLNLLRIPLRLGMDVFTLGKIGTEREKMVLDSMKIFSDLMKVYKVEHYRACATSAMRDAENGKEIIEKVKNHSDITIEIISGDEEATLVYENHVAEGLDKDFAYLYVDVGGGSTELTFYENDKMVYEKSFNIGTIRLLNNLVTEDNWKEMKEEIKANITSKKQIVAIGSGGNINKVFSMSKTKDGKPMSIAYLKKAYKEFNTLTVDERMTKYGFREDRADVLVHALKIYNLVMHWADINKIFVPKISVADGLIHNIYERVSGEE, from the coding sequence ATGATCATTGCAGCGATAGACATAGGAAGTAATGCAGCCCGACTTTTAATCAATGAGGTAAAAATTCAAAACGGAAAACCTGAGTTTATTAAATTAAATCTTCTCCGAATACCTTTACGATTAGGAATGGATGTATTTACTCTTGGAAAAATCGGTACCGAAAGAGAAAAAATGGTCTTAGATTCTATGAAGATTTTCAGTGATTTGATGAAGGTTTACAAAGTAGAACATTACAGAGCCTGCGCAACGAGCGCCATGCGTGATGCCGAAAATGGTAAAGAAATTATTGAAAAAGTAAAAAATCACTCCGATATTACCATAGAAATTATTTCCGGAGACGAAGAAGCAACTTTAGTCTATGAAAATCACGTTGCAGAAGGACTTGACAAAGATTTTGCCTATCTTTATGTAGATGTTGGTGGAGGTTCTACCGAACTTACGTTCTATGAAAATGATAAAATGGTCTACGAGAAATCTTTCAACATCGGAACAATTCGTCTTCTCAACAATCTCGTGACAGAAGACAACTGGAAAGAAATGAAAGAAGAAATAAAGGCAAATATCACTAGTAAAAAACAAATTGTGGCCATCGGTTCCGGCGGAAACATCAACAAAGTTTTCTCAATGAGCAAAACCAAAGACGGAAAACCCATGTCTATTGCTTATCTGAAGAAAGCTTACAAAGAATTTAATACACTTACCGTCGACGAAAGAATGACAAAATACGGCTTCCGTGAAGACAGAGCCGATGTTTTGGTTCATGCTTTGAAAATCTACAATCTCGTAATGCATTGGGCAGATATCAATAAAATCTTTGTACCGAAAATTTCTGTTGCGGATGGTTTGATTCATAATATTTATGAGAGGGTTTCTGGGGAGGAATAA
- the ppk1 gene encoding polyphosphate kinase 1 has protein sequence MSLHFNPRDVTWLAFNERVLQEAMDENVPLHLRIRFLGIFSNNLDEFFRVRVAGLKRAMDFKEKVIAESFYQPPSKILQRINEIVITQQANFDKTWKKIQVEMAEQKVFIKTSKNLTTKQKEFVRQYFDEVVEANVIPILLHENTPMPYMRDKSLYLGVAMRKKDWNYHSNYAIIEIPSRFVGRFVLLPTEDPEEKNVMLLEDVITFNLPHIFSYFGYDEFSAHAFKVTKDAEMDIDNDIKTNFAEKIEKGLKNRRKGKPTRFVFDKDMDKAMLELLIRKLNLSKKDSIIPGGKIHNFKHFMDFPDVIEYGKKPVERTSFTHQAFEHGERVTDVILKQDVLLSFPYHTYTPVIDLLREAAMDPDVKSIQITAYRLASNSKISNALIYAARNGKEVTVMLELQARFDEESNLMWKEMFEPEGITVLIGIPDKKVHAKLCIIKKRVHNKTLQYGFVSTGNFNEKTAKIYGDHLIMTSDRGIMADINKVFTVLKKPKEDYLSVLKTCKKLMVCPQFMREKIVHHIDKEIEEAKVGRKAEMIIKVNSVSDRALITKMYEAAQAGVVIKMIVRGIYCAINQKEFKQKIKAISIVDEYLEHARVMYFYNKGSEDIYISSADWMNRNLDYRIEAAAKISDKNLKKELKDILDIQLKDNVKARILDKKLSNEYISNGEKECRSQIETYKYLKAKTSAK, from the coding sequence TCAAATAATCTTGATGAGTTTTTCAGAGTGCGTGTTGCAGGTCTGAAGCGTGCGATGGACTTTAAAGAAAAAGTAATTGCCGAATCGTTTTATCAGCCACCATCGAAAATTCTTCAGAGAATTAATGAGATTGTAATTACCCAGCAAGCAAACTTCGATAAAACTTGGAAAAAAATTCAGGTTGAAATGGCAGAGCAGAAAGTCTTTATTAAAACTTCAAAAAATCTCACAACCAAACAGAAAGAATTTGTAAGACAATATTTTGATGAAGTAGTGGAAGCCAATGTCATCCCGATTCTTCTTCACGAAAACACTCCAATGCCTTACATGAGAGACAAAAGTTTGTATCTCGGTGTTGCCATGAGAAAAAAAGACTGGAATTACCACAGCAATTATGCAATTATAGAAATTCCGTCACGTTTTGTGGGAAGATTTGTTTTGTTACCTACAGAAGATCCTGAAGAAAAAAATGTCATGTTGCTAGAAGATGTCATTACATTCAACCTGCCTCATATATTTTCTTATTTCGGATATGATGAATTTTCTGCCCATGCTTTTAAAGTAACAAAAGATGCCGAGATGGATATTGACAACGACATCAAAACCAACTTTGCAGAAAAAATAGAAAAAGGCCTCAAAAACCGTAGGAAAGGGAAACCGACCCGTTTTGTTTTTGATAAAGATATGGATAAGGCAATGCTCGAATTGCTTATCCGAAAATTAAATTTAAGCAAAAAAGACAGCATTATTCCCGGAGGAAAGATTCATAATTTTAAACATTTCATGGATTTTCCTGATGTTATTGAATATGGCAAAAAACCTGTAGAAAGAACATCTTTTACGCATCAAGCTTTTGAACATGGTGAAAGAGTGACTGATGTAATTTTGAAACAAGACGTTTTACTGAGTTTCCCTTATCATACTTACACACCGGTAATCGACTTGTTGCGTGAAGCTGCAATGGATCCGGATGTAAAATCTATTCAGATTACCGCTTATCGTTTGGCGAGTAATTCAAAGATAAGCAACGCGTTAATTTATGCTGCCAGAAATGGTAAAGAAGTAACCGTAATGCTCGAACTTCAGGCAAGATTTGATGAAGAATCGAATTTGATGTGGAAAGAAATGTTTGAACCTGAAGGAATTACTGTTTTAATAGGAATTCCGGACAAAAAAGTTCATGCTAAACTGTGTATCATAAAAAAACGGGTTCACAACAAAACGCTTCAATATGGTTTTGTAAGTACAGGAAATTTCAACGAAAAAACTGCCAAAATTTATGGTGACCATTTAATAATGACTTCTGACAGAGGCATTATGGCAGATATCAATAAAGTTTTCACCGTACTGAAAAAACCGAAGGAAGATTATCTTTCAGTTCTAAAGACTTGTAAAAAGCTTATGGTTTGTCCGCAATTTATGCGTGAAAAAATCGTACACCACATCGATAAAGAAATTGAAGAAGCCAAAGTCGGAAGAAAAGCAGAGATGATCATTAAGGTAAATTCTGTAAGCGACCGTGCTTTAATTACCAAAATGTATGAAGCTGCACAAGCCGGAGTTGTTATCAAAATGATTGTAAGAGGAATTTACTGTGCGATCAATCAGAAAGAATTTAAGCAGAAAATTAAAGCTATAAGCATTGTAGATGAGTATCTGGAACATGCAAGAGTAATGTATTTTTACAACAAAGGTTCTGAAGATATTTACATTTCTTCTGCCGATTGGATGAATAGAAACTTAGATTACAGAATAGAAGCCGCCGCAAAAATTTCAGATAAAAATCTTAAAAAAGAATTGAAAGACATTCTTGATATTCAGTTAAAAGACAATGTAAAGGCGAGAATTTTAGACAAAAAACTCAGCAACGAATATATCAGCAATGGTGAAAAAGAATGTCGCTCACAGATTGAAACCTATAAATATCTGAAAGCAAAAACTTCTGCAAAGTAG